Genomic DNA from Deltaproteobacteria bacterium:
GTCGACCTCGGCGCGGACGTCCCGCGTATACGGCTTGACCGTGTGCAATGGCCCGCGCGCGACTGACTCGACGATTTGCGGCCCCTTCGCCAGCAGTGCATCGAGTGGCGCGTCGATCGAGTGCGTCAGCGAGATCGTATCGACGTAGGTGGCCGAGTCCCAGGAGATGTCGGGTGGAATGCCGTAGAATTCGTCGAAGCCGTGCGCAGTCGGCAGGCTCTGCGGTTCAGCGCCGAGGTGCCACTTGCCGAAGATGGCCGTGGCATAGCCTGCGCCTTTGAACAGTTCACCCATCGTGACCGCTCGCTTCGAGAGCGTGCTCTCGCTGCCGGGCACGATAATCAGCGACAGGCCGTTGCGGATCGAGTATTGGCCGGTCATCAGCGCCGCACGCGACGGCGTGCAGCCGGGCTCGACCAGATACTGCGTGAGGCGCAGACCCTCGCGGGCGAGCTGATCGATGCGCGGGGTTGGCGCGCCGCGCGACTCGCCGCCGCCATAGGGCCCGAGGTCGCCATACCCGACGTTGTCAGCGAGGATGAAGACCACGTTCGGTTTCTGCTCTGCGCCCTGCACCGGAGCGGCAGCGCCGACTAGCGCGGCCAGCACCACCGCAGCGATGATCGTGAGGCCGACTCGCTGTACACAAATTCTCATCGATTTGCCCTCGCTCAGCCTAGATGTGGAGCGGGGCGGCTCATGGCCACCCCGCCCCGTTGCTCGTCAATCACTCACTGCGGCGCCGGGCGCTTACCCATTTCCATCTTCTCGAGCGCTTCCTTCGCCTTCGGGATAATGTCGTAGACCGGCGGGTTGTTGGACAGGAAGCCGATCTTGAATTGCGGCGGATACTTGATCAGCTCCTTGTAGTACCAACCGGCCGAACCCATCACGGGGACCGCCATTGGAATGTGGCGTACGCCAATCGACGCATCTTCCTGCGGGTTGGTGTAGAGGTTGACCACGATCCCTCCACCTGTCTCGGTCGCGATCGTTCCGCTGAAGCCGCCGATGTCTCCTTTTTGGAACATGCCGTTCTCGATCTCCGCCGTGAAGATGTACTTGAACTCGTCCACGCGCATCGCGGCGAAGTACTGGTTCAGCGTATACGGCCGGCTCTTGCGAGCCGACTCGCCGTTGTCGGCGAGCAGGAGGCCGGTCTGGTCGATGCCGTCGAGGTAGGTGGTCTTGGGCACGAACTCGCCCGCTGCCGCCCCCGGCTTGCCGGCGAGCGAGATGCCGGTGTTAAAGAGATCGGCGAGATCAAAGAGACCCTCGGAGCGGCGCGGCGCGATCATCCCCTTCCAATACGCGAATGTTGGCACGCGCACTCCACCCTCCCAGGTCGAGCCTTTGCAGCCGCGGAACGGCGTGCGGCCATGCGGCGGGATCTCGCACTCGGGCCCGTTGTCGGAGGTGAGGAAGATGAGCGTGTTGTCGAGCTGGCCCGTCTCTTCAAGCGTCTTCACCAGCTCGCCGAGCACGCGGTCCATGTGGACCATGCAATCGCTGAACACGGTGCGGGCGCGGGACTTCCCGGCGAATTCCTCGTCCGGATAGTTGTCGAAGTGGCAGCCACGGGTGGCGTGATAGAGGAAGAACGGCTCCTTGGCGTCCTTCATCTTCTTGATGAACTCGACGCTGTTCTCCATCCAGTGCCGGTCGAGATGCTTGATGTAGTCGAGATCGATCTCCTTGCCGCTCTCACACTTCTCGTGGTCGGCGCTCGTGCAGTGCACCTCGGTGTGGTTGAACGGGTCCTTGACCATCATCGCGAAGCGCTCCGGACTCAACGCCACTTCGGGGTTGAGGTATTCGTCGCGCCACTCGGTGTACATGTCGGAGACGCCGAGGAAGCCGAGGTAGTCGTCGTAGCCGACGTTTTGCGGCAGCGAGCCCTTGTTCTCGCCCATGTGCCACTTGCCCACCCCATGCGTAACGTAGCCGAGCTTCTTGAGAACGCTCGGGAGCGTGACCGCCCCATCGAGGCCACCCTTCTCGCCGTACATCGGCGGGCGCAGGATGCCGTGGTGCAGTGGGTTCTGCCCGGTGTGGATCGTCGCCCTGGTCGGCGAACAACTCGGAGTCGAGTACGCCGAGGTGAGGTTCAGGCCCTCGTTGGCAAGGCGATCCATTGTCGGCGTCTCGTTGCCAACGGCGATACCGCCGCCGTTGAAGCCCATGTCCATCCAGCCGACGTCATCGAGCAGGAAAATGAGGATGTTGGGTTTCTTGCCAGTCTTTTTCTCCAACGCGGCGAGCTTGTCGCGCGCCTGTTTTTCCTGCTCCGCGTGCTTGATGACCGGGTACATGTTATCGGCGGGCGGTACATCCTCCATGGTAATGAACTGATCGGGATGGTTGTATCCCTTGTCCTTCGTGGGGCCGGTCGCCGAACCGCGGGCGTTTTGCGCGCTCACCGGGGCGGCGGCGCACATGAGCGCAGCCAGCATCGACGCTGAGATGATGGCCATCGCCTTTGATTGAAGTCTTCCTTTCATCGACAAATCCTCCTTCTCAGTTTTTCATTCGCGTTGCGCGTTGCCACTCACGACGCTGCCGTGCCTGACGTCCAGGATGACAGCCGCGTCGCCATCTGCTGCGCCCAGTATGTGAGCGCGTGCTCGGCGTCGCCTAGCTCCCACACTGCGGCGTTCTTGAGACTACCGCCGCCGACGCGCTTGGACACCGCGGCCGCGAGAACTTGACCGCTGACGGAGTCGCTGATCTTCGTCTCGGCTTGCGCGGAACCGACGAAGGGGAACGTGCCGGTGGCCAGGTACTTCAGTGTGGCGAGCAAGCGCACGTGAGGCTCGGCCACCGATATCGAGCGCATCACCGGTGTGGCCGTGGTGGCGTCTTCGAGTGCGACTTGAATCGTCAGCACGCCTGGGCCTGCCTGGTCCACGACCTGGAACTTCGTCGCCAGCGCTTCCTGAATGACCTTGGTGAAGTAGGTCGTCAGTACCTGCTGATCCTTGGGCGAGACTTTCGTATCGTCGCCGCCCCAGAAGCTGACCGGCTCGATCATGACCTTGCTGTACTGCGTCCACTGCGCGCTCGGATTGATGTAGCGCAGGTCCGCCTCTTTCTTGTCGTTGGTCGCGGTAAGCTGCGAGCAGACGCTGCTACCCAGGAATGGGCAATAGTTCTGGTCGCTCACCTTCACCTGCTGCGTCACCGCGCAGCCCGCCACCATCGCGGCGAGGGCAAACCCAGCCACCGCCGATCGAACAGATATCCGATTCAATTTGCTCATCTCGAATCCTCCTCTTCTGCGTTCAAAGTCCATCCGAACTCCTTTGCGCCTCTGTGTCCCTGAGCCTCTGCGCTGAAATACCTTCAGCTACCCTTCTCACCCAGTTGATTGAGCATCTTCCCTGCATCGCGACCAGCTCTTCATCAAGGGCAAAAGTTTACACCCCCCCCCCGGGGGGTGCCTAGAGAGTGTAACCAAAATGTCATCAGCGGAGGTTACGCCGTACTCGATACCGAGAGTGTCCTGTCTCTCAAGTTCGATGACGATACAGAGATCACGAAAGCACGAAAAAAAAGAAGTCCGGTCCCGTAGTTTCGAGCTTTCGGGGTTTCGTGATTCTCCGGGCTCCGGAGATGGCGCTGGTCTGTTGAACGAGGCGCGGGTCAGGGAGGATTTGCGTACGGGCGGAAAATCCCCCTCAGTCCCCCTTTCTTCAAAGGGGGAAGACGTTCCCTTCGCGTTATTCCGCTTCGGGCACTTCAGGCTCCGCTGGCGGCTCGACCGCAGGCTCGTCGAGATCTGCCGGGCCAGGTTCGACCGCGGGAAGACCGGCTTCGGCATTGCCGCTCGCCTCGTCGGTCGCGGGTGAATCGGGTGGCTGCATCTCCTCCTCGGCCGGCACCTGTTGCGCGACGACGTCACGAACGATCGTTCCGGCGGCGAACGACATCAACAGCGCGATGAGCGAGATCCTTAGGAATATTTTCATTGGCGGAAAATATCAGATGCTCGGTGGAGCAACCAGTCCAAAAACTATCAGTGAGAGATCATTTTGAGAAAAATCCAATCAACCCATCATGTCATTCTGAGGCGAAGGCGAAGAATCTCTCTTCCTGTCGCGCGAGATCCTTCGCTGCGCTCAGGATGACAATTCTCGGCCTGTTTCGAAACTGACTACTACGAAAGGATCAGGTGGACTCACTAGGTGCTCGCCTGTAGACGCCGCAGCTCGCGTTGCAACAGCGATTCGTAGATCGGCGGATTGCCCAAGGCTTCGGCGACGGCGTACGCGGCCAGACTCGCCAGGATCAGCGGCAGCACGATCGCGTAGGAGCCTGTCATCTCGACGAGCAAGACCGCGCCGGTCAGCGGCGCGCGGACCACTCCCGCAAACAGCGCGGCCATTGCGGCCGCAGCTAGTACCGGCATCGCCGCCGTCGGTGCCGGCAGCACAGCCAACCAGGCGCCGTGGAAAAGGAGTCCGAGCAGCGCGCCCAGCACCAGGAGCGGAGCGAAGATGCCGCCGGGGGCGCCGATCGCATAGCTGCCGATCGTCAGCACGAAACTCAATGGGAGCAACCACAGAGCCGCGGCGGTGGAGATGCCACCGTCGAGCACGCGTGCCGCAAACACCACGCCTCCACCCGGAAGCGCCGGCACGAACCACGCCACACCGCCGAGCACGACGCCCATCGCCACACCAAGCATCCACGCCGGTACCCGTTGCTTGCAGCGGTCCATCAGCACCAACGCCCGCATCAGGACCGCGTTGAAGATGACGCCGATCACTCCGCCCAGGGCACCCACCAACACTACCGGCGCGAGCATCAGCAGCGGCGGCGGCAGTTCGCGCGGCAGCGCCAACTCCGGCGCTTGTCCCAACCAGAAGCGGCAGCAGAGATCGGTCACGACGGAGGCCAGCAGTGTGCCGAGATAGATCGCCGGATGAAGCGGGCACTTCAATTCTTCGACGACGAACAGCGTTCCCGCCAGCGGCGCGTTGAAGGCGCCCGCCAGTCCGGCACCCGCTCCCACGACCAGAAGGTTTCGGCGCGCCGCACTCGACAACCCAAAGCGCGCTCCGAGATGCTCGGCCAGTGACGCACCCATTTGTACCGTCGGTCCTTCGCGTCCGAGCACCAAGCCGCCGCCGATGCCGAGAATGCCGCCGACAAACTTTACCCAGACCACCGACAGCGGCCAGAGCTTCACAACGCCTCGCTCCACACCCTCGACGTGCTGGATGCCGCTACCGGCAGCGAGCGGCGCGAACCGTCCAGTCATCCACACCGCCAGCCCGACGGCGATGGCGCACACGGCGACCAGCAACAACGCGCCCGCAGCACCCAGCGGCTTCGCCCAGAACGTGAGCTGCTCGCGTTGCCGCAGTGCGAAGTCCAACCCCGCGTGAAAGGCCACCGACAACCCACCCACGAGCAAACCGCTGGCGAGGATAGCCAGCCACAACGCGATGCCGCTTTGAGGAGAATCCGATTCGCCCGCGGCGGGCGACGGTGAAGACTCGTCCATGATCACGACTCACGTAGATTGCGCATCGCGAACCCTGAACCGAAAATACTCCAACGCAAAGGCGCGAAGGCGCAAGGCGAATATTCTGTGAAGAGAGCCCATTTCACTGAAGGTCATTTCAGAGGCGTTCGTTCATGCCAAGCGATCGGACCAAACCCTTGCGCCCTTGCGCCTTGGCGACTTTGCGTTGAGTTCCCTTCTTCGGATTGAGGCCAATCGCGGGGGTCCTTCGAATCGCGCACTGGGTGCTGCCATAAGCGGCCACTGCAAGTCCAGCGGGGTCGCGGAAGATTTTTCGCCACCGTCGATTTACCATTGCGATTTTTTTGTTCATGGGGGATATTCGCGGGAACCTTTTGTCCGGAACTTCCGGGCCGGGTGTGAAGGAGATCTCAAATGCGTAGAGCCTTGGCAGTAATGGGGGGATTGCTTGGCGTACTCATCGTGGTGATCGCACCGGGGTTGGCGCAGCCGCCGCCGTCGGTGAGCCAGATCGTTCAGAAGATGAAGGACGCACTCGAACCGGCGCGGGCGAGTACGCGCACGCTCAGCATCACGGTCAGCGATATGGGCGACACGCAGAAATTCATCGCCCGTCAGGCGCGCAAGCAAATGCCCGACGGCAAGCGCATGGTGACGGTGATGATGGAACCGGAAGATGTGCGCGGCATGGCCTTCCTGGTGTCCGAGCCAAAGGACCCGACCAAGCCGACGGTCATGTGGACGTACGTGCCGTTCATCCGGCGCGTGAAGAAAATTCTTGCGATCGACGGTTTCCAGCATTTTCTCGGCACCGACTTCACCTACGCCGATCTCGGGTTCGTCCGCGTGCACAAGAACTACAAGCTGCTGGGAAGCGAACAGCACGGCGGGACGCTCGCGTACAAGGTGGATGAGAAGCTCCCGCCGCCTCAATACTATTACTCCCACATCATCCTGTGGGTCGGGCAGAGCAGCATGCTGCC
This window encodes:
- a CDS encoding sulfatase-like hydrolase/transferase, which translates into the protein MAIISASMLAALMCAAAPVSAQNARGSATGPTKDKGYNHPDQFITMEDVPPADNMYPVIKHAEQEKQARDKLAALEKKTGKKPNILIFLLDDVGWMDMGFNGGGIAVGNETPTMDRLANEGLNLTSAYSTPSCSPTRATIHTGQNPLHHGILRPPMYGEKGGLDGAVTLPSVLKKLGYVTHGVGKWHMGENKGSLPQNVGYDDYLGFLGVSDMYTEWRDEYLNPEVALSPERFAMMVKDPFNHTEVHCTSADHEKCESGKEIDLDYIKHLDRHWMENSVEFIKKMKDAKEPFFLYHATRGCHFDNYPDEEFAGKSRARTVFSDCMVHMDRVLGELVKTLEETGQLDNTLIFLTSDNGPECEIPPHGRTPFRGCKGSTWEGGVRVPTFAYWKGMIAPRRSEGLFDLADLFNTGISLAGKPGAAAGEFVPKTTYLDGIDQTGLLLADNGESARKSRPYTLNQYFAAMRVDEFKYIFTAEIENGMFQKGDIGGFSGTIATETGGGIVVNLYTNPQEDASIGVRHIPMAVPVMGSAGWYYKELIKYPPQFKIGFLSNNPPVYDIIPKAKEALEKMEMGKRPAPQ
- a CDS encoding chloride channel protein, whose protein sequence is MDESSPSPAAGESDSPQSGIALWLAILASGLLVGGLSVAFHAGLDFALRQREQLTFWAKPLGAAGALLLVAVCAIAVGLAVWMTGRFAPLAAGSGIQHVEGVERGVVKLWPLSVVWVKFVGGILGIGGGLVLGREGPTVQMGASLAEHLGARFGLSSAARRNLLVVGAGAGLAGAFNAPLAGTLFVVEELKCPLHPAIYLGTLLASVVTDLCCRFWLGQAPELALPRELPPPLLMLAPVVLVGALGGVIGVIFNAVLMRALVLMDRCKQRVPAWMLGVAMGVVLGGVAWFVPALPGGGVVFAARVLDGGISTAAALWLLPLSFVLTIGSYAIGAPGGIFAPLLVLGALLGLLFHGAWLAVLPAPTAAMPVLAAAAMAALFAGVVRAPLTGAVLLVEMTGSYAIVLPLILASLAAYAVAEALGNPPIYESLLQRELRRLQAST
- a CDS encoding DUF3313 domain-containing protein — encoded protein: MSKLNRISVRSAVAGFALAAMVAGCAVTQQVKVSDQNYCPFLGSSVCSQLTATNDKKEADLRYINPSAQWTQYSKVMIEPVSFWGGDDTKVSPKDQQVLTTYFTKVIQEALATKFQVVDQAGPGVLTIQVALEDATTATPVMRSISVAEPHVRLLATLKYLATGTFPFVGSAQAETKISDSVSGQVLAAAVSKRVGGGSLKNAAVWELGDAEHALTYWAQQMATRLSSWTSGTAAS
- a CDS encoding outer membrane lipoprotein-sorting protein; the protein is MRRALAVMGGLLGVLIVVIAPGLAQPPPSVSQIVQKMKDALEPARASTRTLSITVSDMGDTQKFIARQARKQMPDGKRMVTVMMEPEDVRGMAFLVSEPKDPTKPTVMWTYVPFIRRVKKILAIDGFQHFLGTDFTYADLGFVRVHKNYKLLGSEQHGGTLAYKVDEKLPPPQYYYSHIILWVGQSSMLPLQRDYYDPSGKVAWKREVFDSVSTIDGVPTIMHAKMTDLIENTSTDLSVTQIKYDSEVPDALVDPTHMPKLADDPAWQAGATQ